Proteins from a single region of Pseudarthrobacter sp. NIBRBAC000502772:
- a CDS encoding MFS transporter, whose product MTATIQVGATQRSSKDLIRTAVSGWLGTAMEYMDFQLYSLAAAIIFPKIFFPNFDPVVGLLIAFMTYGVGFLARPVGAWFFGRMGDRVGRKKVLVITIMMMGVSTMLIGFLPGYAQIGLAAPVILVFLRLAQGFGAGAELSGASVMLAEYAPPKKRGLIASFVCLGTNSGTLLASGLWVLLTLLPEEALMSWGWRLPFIASIGITLYALWMRRNLKESPVFEAARAQEIADAAAAAAFAAESGAAVGQSAEAPTALAAKTKRKGKAFFLAMALRIGESGNSAMIQTFLIGYIVTGLSMDKSVGTFALLIGSFLGFATVPLAGWLSDKFGRRSMYRALSGFQMCFAVPALLMMQSRDPFLVSLALIIGLSVSVLGMFSVQSAYVNELFGSRNRYTQLAMAKEIGGVLSGGLAPIIAAGLLALFTNSWWPVAGMMVLYSAIAFVATFFAPETKGRDLTLVEDAV is encoded by the coding sequence CAACAATCCAGGTAGGCGCCACCCAGCGCTCATCCAAAGACCTGATCAGGACTGCAGTATCCGGCTGGCTCGGAACGGCCATGGAATACATGGACTTCCAGCTCTATTCGCTGGCCGCCGCCATCATCTTCCCCAAAATCTTCTTCCCCAACTTCGACCCCGTAGTGGGCCTGCTGATCGCCTTCATGACCTACGGCGTGGGCTTCCTGGCCCGCCCGGTGGGCGCCTGGTTCTTCGGCCGCATGGGTGACCGCGTGGGCCGCAAGAAGGTCCTGGTCATCACCATCATGATGATGGGCGTCTCCACCATGCTTATCGGCTTCCTGCCCGGCTACGCCCAGATCGGCCTCGCCGCGCCGGTCATCCTCGTGTTCCTCCGCCTCGCCCAGGGCTTCGGCGCCGGCGCAGAACTCTCCGGTGCATCGGTCATGCTGGCCGAATATGCCCCGCCCAAGAAGCGTGGCCTGATCGCCTCCTTCGTCTGTCTCGGCACCAACTCCGGCACGCTGCTGGCCTCCGGCCTGTGGGTCCTGCTGACGCTCCTGCCCGAAGAAGCACTCATGAGCTGGGGCTGGCGCCTGCCGTTCATCGCCAGCATCGGCATCACGCTGTACGCCCTCTGGATGCGCCGCAACCTCAAGGAAAGCCCCGTCTTCGAGGCCGCCCGTGCGCAGGAAATCGCCGACGCCGCTGCTGCCGCCGCCTTCGCCGCTGAGTCCGGCGCCGCCGTCGGGCAGTCCGCCGAAGCACCCACCGCGCTGGCCGCCAAAACCAAGCGCAAGGGCAAGGCCTTCTTCCTGGCCATGGCACTGCGGATCGGCGAATCCGGCAACTCGGCCATGATCCAGACTTTCCTCATCGGCTACATCGTCACGGGCTTGAGCATGGACAAGAGCGTGGGCACCTTCGCGCTGCTGATCGGCTCGTTCCTCGGCTTCGCCACGGTTCCGCTGGCCGGCTGGCTCTCCGACAAATTCGGTCGCCGCAGCATGTACCGCGCCCTGTCCGGCTTCCAGATGTGCTTCGCCGTCCCGGCCCTGCTGATGATGCAGTCCCGCGATCCGTTCCTGGTCTCGCTGGCGCTGATCATCGGCCTGTCCGTCTCCGTGCTGGGCATGTTCTCGGTCCAGTCGGCCTACGTGAACGAACTTTTCGGCTCCCGCAACCGCTACACCCAGCTGGCTATGGCCAAGGAAATCGGCGGTGTGCTCTCCGGCGGCCTCGCCCCCATCATCGCCGCCGGCCTGCTGGCCCTGTTCACCAACTCCTGGTGGCCGGTGGCCGGAATGATGGTCCTCTACTCCGCCATCGCCTTTGTGGCCACTTTCTTCGCCCCGGAAACCAAGGGACGCGACCTGACACTCGTGGAGGATGCAGTTTGA